The Salvelinus alpinus chromosome 3, SLU_Salpinus.1, whole genome shotgun sequence genome segment CATGCTTCCTCCTCGGCAGgcagagtggacagcagtagCATCCAGCTAATGAAGGCAACCAATGGGATTATACATTATAGAAAAATTCACCTTGTTTTTCTCTGTTCCTTTCTCATCAACACCAACTGATTTTACAGTAAAGGATCAAAGACTGCAATATATTGCCCAGAGCTTGCCACCCGTGGACCTGCAGTTATTTTTAGCTTTTCCATTAAAGTACCTTGTCTTTGTACTCAATTGAAGCTCCAGCCTCCAGTAGCCTCTTCACAACATCCACGTGTCCCTGCATGCaagctctgtgcaggcctgtgCGTCTGAACTGTAAAGGAAGGAGGATATTGCattacaacacactacacacgaTGACACAGCTGAGCTGAGGTGCATTGGCAAACTTCAGCTTAGTCGGTGTTGTCTAAACACTCACATTGTCACAAGCGTTGATATCTCCCGATTTTTCCAGATACCTCTCGATCAATGGCAGTTTGTTCTCCTCGCAGGCCTTGAAGAAATCTTCCTCATTCACATAATAAGGCTGCAAGGAGAGATGGTGATTCAGCTGAATGTAGCCAGGGGCAGACTGTcagaaatgccagatgggctagtccatttttagcccagtgggcctgtctaacttgttgggggggggggttttgcGCAAAATTATAATTATTTCACTAATAATGGGTGCCTCAAGGAAAAAATGGGCCAGTGTGTTTGAAATGCCAGGGCCAATTTCTGGTCCCTGTCCACCCCTGAACGTAGCAGTTACTTAGTAGTTATCAGTCTTCTTATGAAGGGTCAAATCTTATTAATTGCCTCTATTCTTAAATCTCAAATTAGATTctttatcaattcaattcaaggggctttattggcatgggaaacatattttaacattgccaaagcaagtgaagtagataatatacagaagtgaaataaacaataaaaatgaacagcaaacattacactgacagaagttccaaaagaataaagacattacaaatgtaatattatgcatatatacagtgttgtaatgatgtgcaaatggttaacgTCATCCTACTCAGCTACTAGGCCTGTCTTACCACAGTCTCTGGTGGGGGTGGTGGCTTGCAAACTTGTActcttctcgctctctttcttgaCTTCCTCAGTTGCAGAATATTCTGGAGGTCATCAATTGTCTCTAACCTCAGATGTCCAGATTTGTCTACCTGCAGAATCAAACATTTAAAGTAGAGAGATGTTATACATCTTGCCCTCCTATGAAGTTGCTTCGCAATTGAGGATTTAATACTTGGTACCATGATCTTTATGATTACTCTTTTTGTGCCAAAACCACTGTAGCAAATTCACAGGGTTGCCCAACCAAGATTCAAACCGCAACCTTATGTCTGTCAATTCAACACATAAACATACCTCATTAGGGCTGAACCTCTTAACAAGGTCGCTGGCATTGCACTAAGGCTGCTACGATAGTATTCGACTTACATTTAAATTCAAGGGGACATCCGTGTTAGCCAGGCTGTCCTTGTGAGATCGCAGGTCATCTTGTTTCTCCTGGTTAACTGATGTCTCGTATTCTCCCTCTGAATACTCCTCTTCTCCAGGCTCGTTGCCCTCGCATTTTTTGGCGGTAACCTTGAATAGAAAACACTGTATTAGGAATATGTGAGCAACTGAGACAATCCTGTGTCCTGTGACCCCATGCCCATTGGCATCTGTGATAGAGGGAGTGAGTAGAATACATCCAACAGCAGATGTAAGAAGGCTTTTCACAGAGAATTTCAGTCTTCATGTGATTATCGTTCTCAAACTGTTACTGTAGAAGTTAATATTCCTCTCAGAGTTGTTGAGGTTGCAGCTCAGCGTCATGAACACAGTCCAACATCCGAAATCCTAATTGCAGACTCTAACCCTAAATTCTTTGCTACTGTGGTCATTCTGTGGATCACTATAAAAATCCAGTGGAACGAAAGCCGATAGCTTTCGAAAAATTGTCAGAGGAATTGTTACATACCActccactgttggagctaggaacacaagcatttcgctacacctgcaataacatctgctaaatatgtgtatgtgacgaataaaatttgatttgatttgaaaaagacATAAAAGACCCACTCTTTGAATACCCATCAGCTCAAATCCCCAGTCAATGGTCAGTGTCAACTGTCTGTGTTCTACGTTTGCAGGCCTCAGTTCAACGTCTTATATGTGTTTGATGCCGGCAAGCAATGAGATCATGTTCTAACCCGGGTGTCTCGCCTGGCTCCGCCACAGGGCAAGGGTTCCTGTCACGGCCCCGCTGGCACGTTTGGGAGAAGGAAGGGGTGAGTTGAGAAAGCCATGGGACTGAGTCGGATGCCTTTGGCTGCCATCGCCTCTGTCAGTCAGTACCAGGAATGGAAGTGAAACCTGAATTGCGTAACCAACTCTATGACTACATGTCGCCATGCACGGTGACCAAAGGCTCCAGTCATGTAATGGCCTTCAACTCCCCCCTCTTACAGTTCCCATCAACAGCTGGCCCCGGGCCCAGTAGCATCTGCCACATagaacatactgtaactacaaccCTCAGCTAcgacacagacaggacaggaagGGATGACTTAGTAGGCTTACAGCATCCAAACATCTATTTATACAAATCAATGacttgtgttctgtgttctactACCCCACGACATATTATGTACAGACTGATATGAGTAGTTGTTTGTTTCTCAGTGGGTCTACTGACTGACGGACGGACGGTCTGCATTTTCTGTGTCGTTTTTATCTTATTGGATTTCTGTACCATTGCATTACTTACACTGGTCAA includes the following:
- the LOC139570122 gene encoding ankyrin repeat domain-containing protein 1-like, yielding MDPATAENVTAKKCEGNEPGEEEYSEGEYETSVNQEKQDDLRSHKDSLANTDVPLNLNVDKSGHLRLETIDDLQNILQLRKSRKRARRVQVCKPPPPPETVPYYVNEEDFFKACEENKLPLIERYLEKSGDINACDNFRRTGLHRACMQGHVDVVKRLLEAGASIEYKDKLDATAVHSACRGGSMSVLQLLLNQDGSFSARDKLRSTPLHVAVRTGHYECAEQLVHCGADVNAKDREGDTPMHDAVRLNRFKIIQLLLLHGANPKLKNCVGKSPLESTLEWQSGAKSILSNFKDDVKTPVKSSRVLFS